One region of Natronorubrum aibiense genomic DNA includes:
- a CDS encoding Gfo/Idh/MocA family protein, with product MYADNFETPLRIGIVGLGYIGTTVGGQFHRHPDATVHALCDLEADRLAESGREFDVPADRRYTDYTAMLEGNGVDAVLVGTPHTLHYEQVRTALQRGCHVYCDKPLATDLEHARDLTERAERSQQTLMVGYQRHLQTAFRTARERFTDRQPNWLTASITQDWIDDSRDTWRLNPALSGGGFLYDTGSHVLDGVLWTTGLEPASVAASMDFHDDEKQVDLRAHLDVRFAGGTTGTFSFHGDAPSVREHIHCWDDDGAIYLEGRQWGPRDVREIDADANEYDPYIDFRTEQSRADAFIESVRTGNEPPATARDALRVTALTEAAYEAARTGDRVPVVLEE from the coding sequence ATGTACGCGGATAATTTTGAGACACCACTTCGAATTGGTATCGTCGGACTCGGCTACATCGGAACGACTGTCGGCGGGCAATTTCATCGGCATCCGGACGCGACGGTCCACGCGCTCTGTGATCTCGAGGCGGACCGACTCGCCGAGAGCGGACGCGAGTTCGACGTCCCGGCCGACAGACGCTACACCGACTATACGGCGATGCTCGAGGGAAACGGCGTCGATGCCGTCCTCGTCGGCACGCCGCACACGCTCCACTACGAACAGGTCCGCACGGCACTCCAACGCGGCTGTCACGTCTACTGTGACAAGCCCCTCGCGACAGATCTCGAGCACGCACGCGATCTGACGGAACGGGCCGAGCGGAGCCAACAGACCCTGATGGTCGGCTACCAGCGTCACCTCCAGACGGCGTTTCGAACCGCCCGAGAGCGGTTTACCGACCGGCAACCGAATTGGCTCACGGCCTCGATCACACAGGATTGGATCGACGACTCGAGGGATACGTGGCGGCTCAATCCGGCGCTTTCCGGCGGCGGCTTTCTCTACGATACGGGCAGTCACGTACTCGACGGCGTGCTCTGGACGACCGGCCTCGAGCCGGCGTCCGTGGCGGCGAGTATGGACTTTCACGACGACGAAAAGCAGGTCGATCTCCGAGCCCATCTCGACGTCCGATTCGCAGGCGGTACGACCGGGACGTTCTCGTTTCACGGAGACGCGCCGTCGGTTCGCGAACACATCCACTGCTGGGACGACGACGGAGCTATTTACCTCGAGGGTCGCCAGTGGGGACCCCGCGACGTCCGCGAAATCGATGCCGACGCCAACGAGTACGATCCCTACATCGACTTCCGAACCGAGCAGTCCCGCGCCGACGCGTTCATAGAGAGCGTCCGGACGGGCAACGAGCCACCGGCGACGGCCCGAGACGCGCTCCGGGTGACGGCGCTGACGGAAGCGGCCTACGAGGCGGCCCGAACCGGCGACCGAGTCCCGGTGGTGCTCGAGGAGTAA